A window of the Lolium perenne isolate Kyuss_39 chromosome 7, Kyuss_2.0, whole genome shotgun sequence genome harbors these coding sequences:
- the LOC127298069 gene encoding small polypeptide DEVIL 4-like, whose product MGKLNKVIKEQRAKLYIIRRCVVMLLCRSD is encoded by the coding sequence ATGGGGAAACTGAACAAGGTTATCAAGGAGCAGAGGGCCAAGCTCTACATCATCCGCCGCTGCGTCGTCATGCTTCTCTGCCGGAGTGATTGA
- the LOC139833751 gene encoding uncharacterized protein — MVENRLWTSDRLAVRGLSHQPTCQLCKGMPETTRHILFECRYSKRIWQQTASWLFCPSLVQDMGSGRETVLQYWNAITSSPTAHPFQLKTAVTLITWELWKERNTRVFNNSASTPLALMQKIKEESKNWILTGAKKLAEITS, encoded by the coding sequence ATGGTGGAGAACAGGCTGTGGACCTCGGACCGCCTTGCAGTCCGAGGATTGTCGCATCAACCAACCTGCCAGCTTTGTAAGGGCATGCCTGAGACGACAAGACACATCCTCTTCGAATGCCGCTACTCCAAGCGAATCTGGCAACAGACGGCTTCATGGTTGTTTTGCCCTTCGCTGGTGCAGGATATGGGGAGTGGGCGGGAGACCGTGCTGCAATACTGGAACGCTATCACCAGCTCGCCTACCGCCCATCCTTTTCAGCTCAAGACTGCCGTCACCCTTATCACTTGGGAACTCTGGAAGGAAAGGAACACGAGAGTTTTCAATAACAGTGCTTCCACGCCGTTGGCACTGATGCAAAAGATCAAGGAGGAGAGCAAGAACTGGATCCTCACAGGTGCCAAAAAACTTGCAGAGATCACTAGCTGA